One Micromonospora sp. WMMD812 genomic window carries:
- a CDS encoding SMI1/KNR4 family protein, giving the protein MATIEDLARLVPPPPAPVHASGDWAAAEASLGVTLPADYRELVGTYGLGQFGDITLLTPFAAATSRYADLVWQAGELLDRHREVRREFPEAFPYALHPEPGGLLQWAGTGNGVLLCWLTEGVPDTWPVVVFEFGGRCDRYDTGAVDLLYGHLSAHQPTPGLGETHAIPWFDAARERDHVYVRLSDSDRPYDERLHILRTALAPTADRGNFTGDHGRQDHFKAIDRDWLLTYETAYGHQIRVEFPPDDAATARAVITAAAHEMGCTIRATTTHNGAPTWIGS; this is encoded by the coding sequence GTGGCGACGATCGAGGACCTGGCCCGGCTTGTCCCGCCGCCGCCAGCGCCGGTCCACGCGAGCGGCGATTGGGCGGCAGCGGAGGCATCCCTCGGCGTCACCCTGCCTGCCGACTACCGTGAGCTGGTCGGCACCTACGGCCTGGGCCAGTTCGGTGACATCACGCTGCTCACGCCGTTCGCCGCAGCGACGTCACGATACGCCGACCTGGTGTGGCAGGCCGGTGAACTCCTCGACCGGCATCGGGAGGTGCGCCGCGAGTTTCCGGAGGCGTTTCCCTACGCGCTGCATCCAGAGCCCGGCGGCCTGCTCCAATGGGCCGGCACCGGAAACGGCGTGCTGTTGTGCTGGCTGACCGAGGGTGTTCCGGACACCTGGCCGGTCGTCGTTTTCGAATTCGGCGGTCGCTGCGACCGGTACGACACCGGCGCCGTCGACCTGCTCTACGGTCACCTGAGTGCCCATCAGCCGACCCCCGGCCTCGGTGAGACGCACGCCATCCCCTGGTTCGACGCCGCCCGCGAACGCGACCACGTCTACGTGCGCTTGTCCGACAGCGACCGCCCGTACGACGAACGCCTGCACATCCTCCGCACTGCCCTGGCCCCCACCGCGGACCGCGGCAACTTCACCGGCGACCACGGGCGACAGGACCACTTCAAGGCCATCGACCGCGACTGGCTACTGACCTACGAAACCGCGTACGGCCACCAGATCCGCGTCGAGTTCCCACCGGACGACGCTGCCACGGCCCGGGCCGTCATCACCGCCGCCGCGCACGAGATGGGCTGCACGATTCGCGCGACGACCACCCACAACGGCGCACCAACCTGGATTGGCTCCTGA
- a CDS encoding helix-turn-helix domain-containing protein, producing MRKHAALDPAYPACSIARSLEILGERWTFLILREALGGTTRFTDFGTRLGVSTDILTDRLATLVRAGILEKRPYQEIGERPRSSYHPTPAGAELLVVLGALQQWGDRNCPPAGGPASQRRSRATGQRLSVAYVDESGQAVPLEDVTFVADAQRTAAAVPSRPSQP from the coding sequence GTGAGAAAGCACGCCGCCCTGGATCCGGCGTACCCCGCCTGTTCCATCGCCCGGAGTCTGGAGATCCTCGGCGAGCGGTGGACCTTCCTCATCCTGCGCGAGGCACTGGGTGGGACGACCCGCTTCACTGATTTCGGCACCCGTCTCGGCGTATCCACCGACATCCTCACGGATCGTCTGGCCACCCTGGTCCGGGCCGGAATCCTCGAGAAAAGGCCCTACCAGGAGATCGGCGAGCGCCCAAGGTCCAGCTACCACCCCACCCCCGCGGGCGCGGAGTTGCTCGTGGTGCTCGGCGCGCTGCAGCAGTGGGGCGACCGCAACTGCCCACCGGCCGGCGGTCCGGCCAGCCAGCGGCGCAGCCGGGCCACCGGGCAGCGGCTGAGTGTGGCCTACGTCGACGAGTCCGGCCAGGCGGTCCCGCTGGAGGACGTCACCTTCGTGGCCGACGCGCAGCGCACCGCCGCCGCCGTTCCATCACGGCCCAGCCAGCCCTGA
- a CDS encoding DUF4878 domain-containing protein, translating to MTYEPILVTEQRPRRTGRTVLIVVAVILALCCVGGAVGGFFLYGFYRDNAGPAREAATTYVDDVRAGNYQVAYGRLCTEARAATTQEEFVRIQSAQPKIRSYETVGVNVSNVNGQIRADVSMRMVRESGAQVTQVFPLVRERGEWRVCQ from the coding sequence ATGACGTACGAGCCGATCCTCGTGACCGAGCAGCGGCCCCGCCGGACGGGCCGCACCGTGTTGATCGTCGTCGCGGTGATCCTGGCCCTGTGCTGTGTGGGTGGGGCCGTCGGCGGCTTCTTCCTCTACGGCTTCTACCGGGACAATGCCGGCCCGGCCCGGGAGGCCGCCACCACCTATGTGGACGACGTGCGGGCGGGCAACTACCAGGTCGCCTACGGCCGGCTGTGTACGGAGGCGCGCGCCGCCACCACGCAGGAGGAGTTCGTCCGGATCCAGTCGGCCCAACCGAAGATTCGGAGTTACGAGACCGTCGGGGTGAACGTTTCCAACGTCAACGGGCAGATCCGCGCGGACGTCAGCATGCGGATGGTCCGGGAGTCGGGCGCGCAGGTCACCCAGGTCTTCCCACTGGTCCGTGAGCGCGGTGAGTGGCGCGTCTGCCAGTGA